GAATTTGAAATTGCGACGGATAAATTCCAAGAGTTTGCGGTTATATGATTGATCGTAGTTTGATCCAACAAGTCCAACAAATTTCATTCTTTCGGTCTCCTATCTTACAAATTTTCCCAGTCAAATTCTTCAGCATCTTTGCGAAGCAATTCTTGTGCATTGCGCAATTTTTCAGTAATTTTCACAAAGATACGGAAGTCATCAAAGATGGCATCCAATTTCTTGATGACGTCAAGGTCAACCAAGTCGCCACTTGGGTTAAATGCTTGAAGAGAGTGTGAAAGCAAGAATTCATCTGGTAGAACATTTGCCTTGATTTCAGGAGCGTTCAAGATTTGACGAAGTTGCAATTGGGCACGAGATGAACCAAGTGTACCGTAAGAAGCACCAGTGATCATGATTGGTTTGTTCAAAAGTGGGTAGATACCGTAAGATAGCCAAGCAAGAGCGCTCATCAAAACGGCAGGGATAGAGTGGTCGTACTCAGGAGTACCGATAATCACACCATCAGCT
The sequence above is a segment of the Streptococcus oralis ATCC 35037 genome. Coding sequences within it:
- a CDS encoding NADPH-dependent FMN reductase, producing the protein MLKLIAIVGTNSKRSTNRQLLQYMQKHFADKAEIELVEIKDIPVFNKPADKQLPAEILEIAAKIEEADGVIIGTPEYDHSIPAVLMSALAWLSYGIYPLLNKPIMITGASYGTLGSSRAQLQLRQILNAPEIKANVLPDEFLLSHSLQAFNPSGDLVDLDVIKKLDAIFDDFRIFVKITEKLRNAQELLRKDAEEFDWENL